In Papaver somniferum cultivar HN1 chromosome 1, ASM357369v1, whole genome shotgun sequence, a genomic segment contains:
- the LOC113334961 gene encoding classical arabinogalactan protein 4-like, which produces MKMSSVFAIFMIMGLLSTSSRAQAPAATPTVAPVPIASPPTVAPIPAVSSPTPSVAPSAAPVTSPTPSPTVSPTSAPTPSSLAPTPATAKAPAAASPGTTPASAPGADGPAADAPSSSAHRFVAIGSGFVGTFVASVFLF; this is translated from the coding sequence atgaagatgTCTTCAGTATTCGCAATTTTCATGATCATGGGTTTATTATCAACCTCATCAAGGGCTCAAGCTCCGGCAGCAACACCAACAGTTGCACCGGTTCCTATTGCCTCTCCACCTACCGTTGCACCAATACCAGCAGTTTcatcaccaacaccatcagttgcacCATCAGCAGCACCAGTTACATCACCAACTCCATCACCTACCGTTTCACCAACATCAGCCCCTACTCCATCTTCATTAGCTCCAACACCTGCTACTGCTAAAGCTCCAGCTGCTGCTTCCCCTGGTACCACCCCTGCTTCCGCTCCAGGAGCTGATGGTCCAGCTGCTGATGCACCATCATCAAGTGCACACAGATTTGTTGCTATCGGATCTGGTTTTGTTGGTACCTTTGTTGCTTCTGTTTTCTTATTCTAA